From one Octopus sinensis unplaced genomic scaffold, ASM634580v1 Contig12060, whole genome shotgun sequence genomic stretch:
- the LOC115229176 gene encoding uncharacterized protein LOC115229176 → MSVPAYSAQRMYHPGNYYALSQRFIQPAIYRPQYFIPRTVPQNSTFRLPLPVKRQSLVTPFQLKKDYFPSKSTSTVLNSNQPPKRVSRFNAELWRPDVSGSPESASNITTNTNLVQPTFAVLQNGQSKKKKNRFKKNQASLANELEKMRCTQDITTEHDMRWLSMSFQVRWSRKGVLR, encoded by the exons ATGTCAGTTCCAGCTTATTCTGCCCAGAGAATGTACCATCCAGGCAACTACTATGCACTTTCTCAACGTTTTATTCAACCAGCAATATATCGTCCTCAATATTTTATCCCCCGGACCGTTCCTCAGAATTCTACATTTAGACTTCCCTTACCAGTGAAGAGACAAAGTTTGGTGACTCCATTTCAACTCAAAAAGGATTATTTCCCCAGTAAATCAACTTCTACTGTTTTGAACTCCAATCAGCCTCCAAAAAG AGTCAGTCGTTTTAATGCCGAGTTGTGGAGACCTGATGTTTCAGGGAGCCCAGAATCTGCCTCGAATATTACCACAAACACAAATTTAGTCCAACCGACATTTGCTGTTCTACAAAACGGCcagtcaaagaaaaagaaaaataggttTAAGAAGAATCAAGCCAGTTTGGCGAatgaattagaaaaaatgagATGTACACAAGACATAACTACTGAGCACGACATGAGGTGGCTGTCAATGTCATTTCAAGTTCGTTGGTCGAGAAAAGGAGTTCTGAGGTGA
- the LOC115229177 gene encoding probable rRNA-processing protein EBP2 homolog — protein sequence MQVEQKVFSDESSDSDVNLQCLLSEGKIQPGLYKSKEKKQPLQLNKELNQKLESFTQSNLDWIQRLDISVDSTPFLSIISDTNNNPSQNDFTDKNRREKLIFHMTQKAVSEGLKRLHSSGIATVRPPDYLAEMAKSDIHMEKIRKKLLQVDKMTEKAAKSRQLRDLKKQSKAINSEVKRQKQAEKKQFNEKIRSFKAGKIKSLDFLEEGNLKLEARKERRKLKKENKKAQKNSSKKTNFRSKGRVYLIKEASKLQLN from the exons ATGCAAGTTGAACAAAAAGTATTTTCTGATGAATCATCCGATTCGGATGTAAATCTTCAATGTCTTTTATCCGAAGGAAAAATACAACCAGGCTTATACAAGAGCAAGGAGAAAAAACAGCCATTACAATTAAACAAAGAACTAAATCAAAAACTCGAATCGTTTACTCAATCTAACCTTGATTGGATACAAAGACTTGACATTTCTGTCGATTCAACCccatttttatcaattatttccgACACAAACAACAATCCTTCCCAAAACGATTTTACTGACAAAAACCGCCGTGAAAAACTAATTTTCCACATGACACAAAAAGCTGTTTCTGAGGGACTAAAAAGACTTCACTCCTCTGGAATTGCCACTGTCCGTCCCCCTGACTATTTGGCCGAAATGGCTAAAAGTGATATTCACATGGAAAAAATACGCAAAAAGTTATTGCAAGTCGATAAAATGACGGAAAAGGCTGCAAAGTCACGTCAACTCCGTGATCTCAAAAAACAGTCCAAAGCAATAAATTCGGAAGTTAAGCGACAAAAACAGGCAGAGAAAAAACAGTTTAACGAAAAAATTAGAAGTTTCAAGGCAGGCAAGATTAAGTCTTTGGATTTTTTGGAGGAAGGGAATTTGAAATTggaagcaagaaaagaaagaaggaagttaaaaaaggaaaataaaaaagctcaaaaaaattcttcaaaaaagaCCAATTTTCGATCTAAGGGAAGG gtTTATTTAATTAAAGAAGCAAGTAAATTACAACTGAATTAA